Genomic segment of SAR324 cluster bacterium:
GCAATATCGTCATTGCAATTTGTACAGGAACAATCGCTACATCCGCAAAAACTGGCACTTGAGCCAATCCTGCCGTAGCCGCACCTGCCGCGACTGCCGAGGTATGAATAATTAACTTACATTTGTTTTTTTCTTCATCTGTCACAAGGGTCAGGTCTTGTTCCACAGTGGTCAAGTATTCATCGGTTACGATGTCTATGTCTGTTTTTTTCACAGGGGATGATTTTCTCTGAAACAGAGATTTGTAACTTTGAATTGGTACAGATCGCATCTGTGGCATGTTTCCTCCTCAGTACCTAAGCTGATAAAATGGCTAATTTACTTATAAAAAATCTGTCCGGCATTCACTCTTATAGTCCAACCACTATGCTAAACGCTAAAAAATTTCAAGAGTTGTAAATTTAATGATTGGAGAAGGCTGGAGAACATCACAGATGAACGCAGAGAACATTCAAAGGTTTTGAAAGGGGGAGATTGGATGGAGTGAATAGTTTGGAAAGATTTTGTCCTTCCAGAACCATTTGTTCTCCATCCTGAGACTGTTGAGGCAAAAATCAGTCTGTAGCAAACTGTCTGTCAGTTCATCTGGAGCCGGATGGACCCATCCAGCCGGATTGTTTCTCCATTGAGCATGACATTTTCTACAATATGCCGGGCCAAATTGGCATATTCAGCGGGATTTCCCAAACGCTTGGGAAACGGAACCGCCGCGGCCAGAGAGGTTTGTGCGTCTTCCGGCAGGCTTTCCATCATCGGCGTTTTGAATAATCCCGGTGCGATAGTCACTACACGGATTCCATAGCTGGCAAATTCACGGGCAATCGGCAGAGTCATGCCCACAATCCCACCTTTGGACGCGGAATAGGCGGCTTGTCCCACTTGTCCATCATATGCGGCAACTGAAGCCGTGTTGATGATCACGCCACGTTCACCATCGGCCAGCGGCTGGTTGTCCTGCATTTTATCAGAGGCATGACGGATGACATTCATGGTGCCAATCAGATTGATGTTGATGACCTTGCTGAAATAATCAAACGGCATCAAGCCCTTGCGTTTGCTCAAAATTTTCATAGGATTTCCCACACCCGCACAGCTCACCACCACATGAATATTGCCCCATTTTTGGGAAACAGCCGCCACCGCGTTTTTAACAGAATCGTCACTGGAAACATCTGTTTTGTGACACATCACTGAAGCGCCAAGTTCTTTGGCAACCTGCTCACCCCGATGGTCATTATAATCCAGAATCGCAACTT
This window contains:
- a CDS encoding 3-hydroxyacyl-CoA dehydrogenase, with amino-acid sequence MELKDKVAIVTGGASGLGEACVRLFVQQGAKVAILDYNDHRGEQVAKELGASVMCHKTDVSSDDSVKNAVAAVSQKWGNIHVVVSCAGVGNPMKILSKRKGLMPFDYFSKVININLIGTMNVIRHASDKMQDNQPLADGERGVIINTASVAAYDGQVGQAAYSASKGGIVGMTLPIAREFASYGIRVVTIAPGLFKTPMMESLPEDAQTSLAAAVPFPKRLGNPAEYANLARHIVENVMLNGETIRLDGSIRLQMN